A stretch of the Ensifer sp. PDNC004 genome encodes the following:
- a CDS encoding vitamin B12-dependent ribonucleotide reductase, which produces MKIERRFTKAGQSAYAEIEFRKATSEIKNPDGSIVFRLADIDVPAQFSQVAADILAQKYFRKAGVPAKMKRVEENDVPSFLWRAVPDTDALKALPKDEQYGSETDARQVFDRLAGTWAYWGWKGGYFDTEEDASAFQDELAYMLATQRVAPNSPQWFNTGLHWAYGIDGPGQGHFYVDPFTGKLTKSKSAYEHPQPHACFIQSVGDDLVNEGGIMDLWVREARLFKYGSGTGSNFSYLRSEGEKLSGGGKSSGLMSFLKIGDRAAGAIKSGGTTRRAAKMVVVDIDHPDIEEYINWKVKEEQKVAALVTGSKVVAKHLKAIMKACVNCEGTDDACYDPKQNPALKREIRAAKQALVPENYVQRVIQFAKQGYKDLEFKTYDTDWDSEAYLTVSGQNSNNSVSIKDDFLRAVETDGDWHLTARKDGRVMKTLKARDLWESISYAAWASADPGLHFNTTMNDWHTSPAAGPIRASNPCSEYMFLDDTACNLASLNLMTFKDAATKRINIADYEHAVRLWTIVLEVSVMMAQFPSREIAELSYEYRTLGLGYANIGGLLMSSGIPYDSAEGRAIAGALTAIMTGVSYATSAEMAEKLGPFPGFAPNRDNMLRVIRNHRRAAYGEMTGYESLSVNPVALIHGDNPDQDLVIHAMSAWDKALELGEKHGYRNAQATVIAPTGTIGLVMDCDTTGIEPDFALVKFKKLAGGGYFKIINRAVPEALRSLGYGESQIAEIEAYAVGHGNLNQAPAINPSTLKAKGFTDEKVEAVNAALKSAFDIKFVFNQWTLGADFLKGTLKVTDEQLGSMDFNLLDHMGFSKKDIEAANIHVCGAMTLEGAPFLKNEHLPVFDCANPCGKIGKRYLSVESHIRMMAAAQPFISGAISKTINMPNEATVEDCKNAYMLSWKLALKANALYRDGSKLSQPLNASLIEDDKDEDALEDLIQAPAAAQAVTITEKIVERVIEKVIRAREKLPNRRQGYTQKAVVGGHKVYLRTGEFGDGRLGEIFIDMHKEGAAFRAMMNNFAIAISLGLQYGVPLEEYVEAFTFTKFEPAGMVQGNDAIKNATSILDYVFRELAVSYLGRHDLAHVDTSDFGNTALGKGIQEGKTNLISTGWTRGYKPTIVGGTGDRASSEPKGSSTGAPARASSGATVTAIAGNTVRKLETTTAIATSEIVAFKRDYEERAAELAEEIADEVEQEVTALFSDKAAAEAASAKSDAKKVEAERRARSIMQGYTGNMCTECQNFTMVRNGTCEKCDTCGATSGCS; this is translated from the coding sequence ATGAAGATCGAACGTCGTTTCACGAAAGCCGGGCAATCCGCCTATGCGGAGATCGAATTCCGCAAGGCTACGAGTGAAATCAAGAACCCCGATGGTTCGATCGTTTTCCGCCTTGCCGATATCGACGTACCGGCTCAGTTCAGCCAGGTTGCCGCCGACATTCTCGCGCAGAAGTATTTCCGCAAGGCCGGCGTTCCCGCCAAGATGAAGCGCGTCGAGGAGAACGATGTCCCCTCCTTCCTCTGGCGCGCGGTTCCCGACACGGATGCGCTGAAGGCGCTGCCGAAGGATGAGCAATACGGTTCCGAAACCGATGCCCGTCAGGTCTTCGATCGCTTGGCCGGCACCTGGGCCTATTGGGGCTGGAAGGGCGGCTACTTCGATACCGAGGAAGACGCCTCCGCCTTCCAAGACGAACTTGCCTACATGCTCGCCACGCAGCGCGTCGCGCCGAACTCGCCGCAATGGTTCAACACCGGCCTGCATTGGGCCTATGGCATCGACGGCCCCGGCCAGGGCCACTTCTATGTCGACCCCTTCACCGGCAAGCTGACGAAGTCGAAGTCGGCTTACGAGCACCCGCAGCCGCATGCCTGCTTCATCCAGTCGGTCGGTGACGATCTTGTCAACGAAGGCGGCATCATGGATCTCTGGGTGCGTGAAGCGCGCCTGTTCAAGTACGGCTCCGGCACCGGCTCCAACTTCTCCTATCTGCGCAGCGAAGGCGAAAAACTTTCGGGCGGCGGCAAGTCCTCCGGCCTGATGTCGTTCCTGAAGATCGGCGACCGCGCCGCCGGCGCGATCAAGTCGGGCGGCACCACCCGCCGCGCCGCCAAGATGGTCGTCGTCGACATCGACCATCCGGATATCGAGGAATACATCAACTGGAAGGTCAAGGAAGAGCAGAAGGTTGCTGCGCTCGTCACCGGTTCCAAGGTCGTCGCCAAGCATCTGAAGGCGATCATGAAGGCCTGCGTCAACTGCGAAGGCACGGACGACGCCTGCTATGATCCGAAGCAGAACCCGGCGCTGAAGCGCGAGATCCGCGCCGCCAAGCAGGCGCTGGTTCCGGAAAACTACGTCCAGCGCGTCATCCAGTTCGCCAAGCAGGGCTACAAGGACCTCGAGTTCAAGACCTACGACACCGACTGGGATTCGGAAGCCTACCTCACGGTTTCAGGCCAGAATTCCAACAACTCGGTCTCGATCAAGGACGACTTCCTGCGCGCCGTCGAAACCGATGGCGATTGGCACCTGACCGCCCGCAAGGACGGCCGCGTCATGAAGACGCTGAAGGCACGCGACCTCTGGGAATCGATCTCCTACGCCGCCTGGGCGTCGGCCGATCCGGGCCTGCACTTCAACACGACGATGAACGACTGGCACACGAGCCCCGCCGCCGGCCCGATCCGCGCGTCGAACCCGTGCTCGGAGTACATGTTCCTCGACGACACCGCCTGCAACCTCGCCTCGCTGAACCTGATGACGTTCAAGGACGCGGCGACCAAGCGCATCAACATCGCCGACTACGAGCACGCCGTCCGCCTGTGGACGATCGTTCTCGAAGTCTCGGTCATGATGGCGCAGTTCCCGTCCCGCGAGATTGCCGAGCTTTCCTACGAATACCGCACGCTCGGCCTCGGCTACGCCAACATCGGCGGCCTGCTGATGTCCTCGGGCATTCCCTATGACAGCGCCGAAGGCCGCGCCATTGCCGGTGCGCTGACCGCGATCATGACCGGTGTCTCCTACGCCACCTCGGCCGAGATGGCCGAGAAGCTCGGTCCGTTCCCGGGCTTTGCGCCGAACCGCGACAACATGCTGCGTGTCATCCGCAACCATCGCCGCGCCGCCTACGGCGAGATGACGGGCTACGAATCGCTCTCGGTCAACCCGGTCGCGCTCATCCATGGCGACAATCCGGACCAGGACCTCGTCATCCACGCCATGAGCGCCTGGGACAAGGCGCTGGAACTCGGCGAAAAGCACGGCTACCGCAACGCCCAGGCAACGGTTATCGCGCCGACCGGCACGATCGGCCTCGTCATGGACTGCGACACGACCGGCATCGAGCCTGACTTCGCTCTGGTGAAGTTCAAGAAGCTCGCCGGCGGCGGCTACTTCAAGATCATCAACCGCGCCGTCCCGGAAGCCCTGCGCTCGCTCGGCTACGGCGAGAGCCAGATCGCCGAGATCGAAGCCTACGCTGTCGGCCACGGCAACCTGAACCAGGCGCCGGCGATCAACCCGTCGACGCTGAAGGCCAAGGGCTTCACCGACGAAAAGGTGGAAGCGGTCAACGCCGCTCTGAAGAGCGCCTTCGACATCAAGTTCGTCTTCAACCAGTGGACGCTCGGCGCCGACTTCCTGAAGGGCACGCTGAAGGTCACCGACGAACAGCTCGGTTCGATGGACTTCAACCTGCTCGACCACATGGGCTTCTCCAAGAAGGACATCGAAGCGGCAAACATCCACGTCTGCGGCGCGATGACGCTGGAAGGCGCACCGTTCCTCAAGAACGAGCACCTGCCGGTCTTCGATTGCGCCAACCCCTGCGGCAAGATCGGCAAGCGCTACCTGTCGGTCGAAAGCCACATCCGCATGATGGCGGCGGCCCAGCCGTTCATCTCGGGCGCGATCTCCAAGACGATCAACATGCCGAACGAGGCGACCGTCGAGGACTGCAAGAACGCCTACATGCTCTCCTGGAAGCTGGCGCTGAAGGCAAACGCTCTCTATCGCGACGGCTCCAAGCTGTCGCAGCCGCTGAACGCCTCGCTGATCGAGGACGACAAGGACGAGGATGCGCTGGAGGATCTGATCCAGGCGCCTGCCGCCGCCCAGGCCGTCACCATCACCGAGAAGATCGTCGAGCGCGTCATCGAGAAGGTGATCCGCGCTCGCGAAAAGCTGCCGAACCGTCGCCAGGGCTACACCCAGAAGGCCGTCGTCGGCGGTCACAAGGTGTATCTGCGAACCGGCGAGTTCGGTGACGGCCGCCTCGGCGAGATCTTCATCGACATGCACAAGGAAGGCGCCGCCTTCCGTGCGATGATGAACAACTTCGCGATCGCCATCTCGCTCGGCCTGCAGTACGGCGTGCCGCTCGAAGAATATGTGGAGGCCTTCACCTTCACCAAGTTCGAGCCGGCCGGCATGGTTCAGGGCAACGACGCGATCAAGAACGCGACGTCGATCCTCGACTACGTCTTCCGCGAACTGGCGGTTTCCTATCTCGGCCGTCACGATCTTGCTCACGTGGACACGTCCGATTTCGGCAACACCGCACTCGGCAAGGGCATCCAGGAAGGCAAGACCAACCTGATCTCCACAGGTTGGACGCGCGGCTACAAGCCGACGATCGTCGGCGGCACCGGCGACCGGGCCTCCAGCGAACCCAAGGGCTCGTCGACGGGTGCCCCCGCTCGCGCCTCCTCGGGTGCGACCGTGACGGCGATCGCCGGCAACACGGTGCGCAAGCTGGAAACAACGACCGCGATCGCCACTTCGGAAATCGTCGCTTTCAAGCGCGACTATGAAGAGCGGGCTGCGGAACTGGCAGAAGAGATCGCCGACGAAGTCGAGCAGGAAGTCACCGCCCTCTTCTCCGACAAGGCAGCCGCCGAAGCGGCATCGGCCAAGTCGGATGCCAAGAAGGTGGAAGCCGAACGCCGCGCCCGCTCGATCATGCAGGGCTACACCGGCAACATGTGCACCGAGTGCCAGAACTTCACGATGGTGCGCAACGGCACCTGCGAGAAGTGCGACACCTGCGGCGCAACGAGCGGCTGCAGCTGA
- a CDS encoding GNAT family N-acetyltransferase, translating into MKPVPIIDIILEDPNREDLSGIVAPLDAYNHAHSGMADLPGFAIVLRDPETKVATGGLYATDGYGWAFIRYLAVPDEYRGQGLGRRLIEEAEKIARQRGYVGLWLDTFEFQARPFYEKLGFEFFGELEGGEGAIARYFLKKRF; encoded by the coding sequence TTGAAGCCTGTTCCGATCATCGACATTATTCTCGAAGACCCGAACCGGGAGGACCTCAGCGGCATCGTTGCGCCGCTGGATGCCTACAACCATGCCCACAGCGGCATGGCCGATCTGCCCGGTTTTGCCATCGTCCTTCGCGATCCGGAGACGAAAGTCGCGACGGGTGGGCTCTATGCGACGGATGGATATGGCTGGGCCTTTATCCGTTACCTCGCCGTTCCCGATGAATACCGCGGCCAAGGCCTTGGCCGACGCCTGATCGAGGAAGCGGAGAAGATCGCGCGCCAGCGCGGCTATGTCGGCCTTTGGCTCGACACCTTCGAATTCCAGGCCCGGCCCTTCTATGAAAAGCTCGGCTTCGAGTTCTTTGGTGAACTCGAAGGCGGTGAAGGGGCGATTGCGCGCTACTTTCTGAAGAAGCGGTTCTGA
- the lexA gene encoding transcriptional repressor LexA: MLTRKQQELLLFIHERMKESGVPPSFDEMKDALDLASKSGIHRLITALEERGFIRRLPNRARALEVIKLPEAYAAGQQQPRRGFSPSVIEGSLGKPPAAAPAAPKPAPVAESTSVSVPVMGRIAAGVPISAIQNNTHDITVPLDMIGSGEHYALEVKGDSMIEAGIFDGDTVIIRNGNSANPGDIIVALVDDEEATLKRFRRKGASIALEAANPAYETRIFGPDRVKIQGKLVGLIRRYH, translated from the coding sequence ATGCTGACCCGCAAGCAACAGGAATTGCTTCTGTTCATTCACGAACGCATGAAGGAGTCGGGCGTACCGCCGTCATTCGATGAAATGAAGGATGCGCTCGACCTGGCGTCGAAGTCCGGCATCCACCGTTTGATCACCGCGCTCGAAGAACGCGGCTTCATTCGCCGGCTGCCGAACCGGGCGCGCGCGCTCGAAGTCATCAAGCTTCCGGAAGCCTACGCCGCCGGCCAGCAGCAGCCGCGCAGGGGCTTCTCGCCGAGCGTGATCGAAGGCAGCCTTGGAAAGCCGCCGGCGGCCGCTCCTGCTGCGCCGAAGCCCGCCCCGGTTGCCGAAAGTACGTCCGTTTCCGTCCCGGTGATGGGGCGCATCGCTGCAGGCGTTCCGATCTCGGCGATCCAGAACAACACCCATGACATCACCGTGCCGCTCGACATGATCGGCAGCGGCGAACATTACGCCCTTGAAGTGAAGGGCGATTCGATGATCGAGGCCGGCATCTTCGACGGCGACACGGTGATCATCCGCAACGGCAACTCGGCCAATCCCGGCGACATCATCGTGGCGCTCGTGGACGACGAGGAAGCGACGCTGAAGCGCTTTCGTCGCAAGGGCGCGTCGATTGCGCTCGAAGCCGCCAACCCCGCCTACGAGACGCGCATCTTCGGACCAGATCGCGTGAAGATCCAGGGCAAGCTCGTCGGGCTGATCCGCCGCTACCATTGA
- the ligD gene encoding non-homologous end-joining DNA ligase yields MPRRVEPCVATLVDNSPKGPDWAFEVKWDGYRLAVHVEPGEVRAITRGGYDWTPKFGSIVAEARELGHTPMIIDGEAVVLDDQGRSDFGLLQRAVGKKPSAHDASEIIFYAFDLLCLDGRDLRWLPLSERRQLLEPIVAGMMGAIRFSEEVAADGAEFFRAACELGLEGIVAKRRDKPYRSGRQPEWLKIKCARRDTFVIIGYEPSTMPGAIGRLLLAARKGDNFVYVGGCGTGWSNKESVDLRKVLDTIRATRPPVALKRKGAVFTDPLLVADIEYRAWTQDGKLRHPSFKGVKQRDDNALPLFTLDELPRTDSE; encoded by the coding sequence ATGCCGCGGCGCGTCGAGCCATGCGTCGCAACCCTCGTCGACAACTCGCCGAAGGGGCCGGATTGGGCCTTTGAGGTGAAATGGGACGGATATCGGCTCGCGGTTCATGTCGAGCCCGGAGAGGTGAGGGCGATAACGCGGGGCGGCTACGACTGGACGCCGAAGTTCGGCTCGATCGTCGCCGAGGCGCGCGAGCTCGGGCACACTCCCATGATCATAGACGGCGAGGCCGTCGTCCTCGATGATCAAGGCAGGTCAGATTTCGGGCTGCTGCAGCGTGCGGTCGGCAAGAAGCCCAGCGCGCACGACGCAAGCGAAATCATCTTCTATGCCTTCGACCTGCTATGTCTCGACGGTCGCGACCTGCGGTGGCTGCCGTTGTCCGAGCGGCGGCAATTGCTCGAGCCGATTGTCGCCGGCATGATGGGCGCGATCCGGTTCTCCGAGGAGGTGGCGGCGGACGGCGCCGAGTTCTTCCGCGCGGCGTGCGAACTCGGCCTTGAGGGGATCGTCGCCAAGCGCCGGGACAAGCCCTATCGATCGGGCCGTCAGCCGGAGTGGCTGAAAATCAAATGTGCGCGCCGCGATACCTTCGTGATCATCGGCTATGAGCCTTCGACGATGCCAGGCGCCATCGGTCGGCTGCTGCTGGCGGCGAGGAAGGGCGACAACTTCGTCTATGTCGGCGGCTGCGGTACCGGGTGGAGCAATAAGGAATCGGTGGACCTGCGCAAGGTGCTCGACACGATCCGGGCAACGCGGCCGCCGGTCGCGCTGAAGCGCAAGGGAGCCGTCTTCACCGACCCTCTGCTCGTCGCGGACATCGAGTACCGGGCATGGACACAAGACGGGAAGCTGCGGCATCCATCCTTCAAGGGCGTGAAACAAAGGGATGACAACGCATTGCCACTCTTCACCTTGGACGAGTTGCCGCGGACCGATTCAGAGTAA
- a CDS encoding thermonuclease family protein: protein MKLTVVAGVLLACGVAKAAEPLIGRASVVDGDTIDIGKTRVRFSGVDAPESWQRCRDGDGGEYRCGHAAAMALDRFLAASRPTRCELAGRDRDRRIGTCFRADGTDVNRWLVENGHALEWPKYSKGAYADAQRSAQSNGLGIWRGEFQLPCEVRAKRWKREARCD from the coding sequence ATGAAATTGACGGTGGTGGCTGGGGTTTTGCTGGCGTGCGGGGTGGCCAAGGCAGCGGAACCACTGATTGGCCGCGCATCTGTCGTCGACGGGGACACCATCGACATCGGGAAAACCAGAGTGCGCTTCAGCGGGGTTGACGCGCCGGAAAGCTGGCAGAGGTGCCGTGACGGGGATGGGGGAGAGTATCGGTGCGGCCATGCGGCGGCGATGGCTCTTGATCGGTTCCTCGCTGCTTCCCGACCGACCCGGTGCGAGTTAGCCGGACGCGATCGTGACCGACGTATCGGAACCTGCTTTCGCGCCGATGGGACCGACGTCAACCGGTGGCTGGTCGAGAACGGCCACGCCCTGGAATGGCCGAAATACAGCAAGGGTGCGTATGCAGACGCGCAGCGCTCGGCGCAATCGAACGGTTTGGGGATCTGGCGGGGAGAATTTCAGTTGCCCTGCGAGGTGCGGGCGAAGCGCTGGAAGCGGGAAGCGCGATGCGATTGA
- a CDS encoding DUF1515 family protein: MAPTEIDAAVHRQLGELVAGMRGLQESIRRLEEGSVRAEDRAATSRAAVHQRMDQLVDRVGHVEASVATIGEDVSEMKPVTDDVKRWKLMGIGALGVTGIAAMALGVSFAEAIRRIVFVIIGKG; encoded by the coding sequence ATGGCACCAACGGAAATTGATGCGGCGGTTCACCGCCAGCTTGGGGAACTGGTGGCGGGCATGCGAGGCTTGCAGGAATCGATCCGCCGCTTGGAGGAGGGCTCGGTGCGAGCCGAGGATAGGGCGGCAACGAGCCGGGCTGCCGTGCATCAACGCATGGATCAGCTTGTCGATCGTGTCGGGCACGTCGAGGCATCGGTTGCAACGATCGGCGAGGACGTCTCAGAGATGAAGCCAGTGACCGACGACGTGAAGCGATGGAAGCTGATGGGGATCGGCGCGCTGGGCGTTACCGGCATCGCCGCGATGGCGCTCGGCGTGAGCTTCGCCGAGGCGATCAGGCGGATTGTGTTCGTGATTATCGGGAAGGGATAG
- a CDS encoding chitinase translates to MNRTTFLAYARRAPFGGRLKQSQIDGMNAILDEWDRRQSTGKVIDNRHLAYMLATVFHETGGTMQPVTENLNYSAERLTEVWPSRFPTIASAKPFARNPRKLANKVYGGRMGNTAPDDGWRHRGRGLPQITGKENYEKFGIADAPEKAAEMPTAIRILFDGMIRGMFTGQKLADHFNQVDDDPVGARKIVNGTDKAKLIAGYYRNFLDALEASRTPAELTDVKPEAAKADDVPAGQSGTALTTVGGLFGGAGLSAVLGVNNPYAFGIAALLIVIGSIAAFMFVTGRWSVNRAPAR, encoded by the coding sequence ATGAACAGAACGACGTTCCTCGCCTATGCGAGGCGCGCGCCTTTTGGCGGCCGCCTGAAACAGAGCCAGATTGACGGTATGAACGCCATCCTCGACGAGTGGGATCGGCGCCAGTCGACCGGCAAGGTGATCGACAATCGGCATCTCGCCTACATGTTGGCGACGGTGTTTCACGAAACCGGCGGAACGATGCAGCCGGTGACCGAAAACCTGAATTACTCGGCCGAGCGCCTGACCGAGGTCTGGCCGTCCCGCTTTCCGACGATTGCCAGCGCCAAACCCTTCGCCCGCAATCCGCGCAAGCTGGCGAACAAGGTCTATGGCGGCCGGATGGGCAACACGGCCCCTGACGACGGCTGGCGGCATCGCGGCCGCGGACTGCCGCAGATCACCGGCAAGGAAAACTATGAGAAGTTCGGCATTGCCGATGCGCCGGAGAAGGCGGCCGAGATGCCGACCGCCATCCGCATTCTGTTCGATGGCATGATCCGTGGCATGTTCACCGGCCAGAAGCTCGCCGACCATTTCAACCAGGTCGACGACGATCCGGTTGGCGCCCGCAAGATCGTCAATGGGACCGACAAGGCGAAGCTGATCGCCGGCTATTATCGCAACTTCCTCGACGCGCTCGAGGCGTCGCGGACGCCGGCAGAGCTGACCGATGTGAAGCCGGAAGCGGCGAAGGCCGACGACGTGCCGGCCGGTCAGAGCGGCACGGCCTTGACTACCGTCGGCGGGCTCTTCGGGGGCGCTGGCCTTTCGGCAGTTCTCGGCGTCAACAACCCCTATGCCTTCGGCATCGCTGCGCTGCTGATTGTTATCGGCTCGATCGCAGCGTTCATGTTCGTCACCGGCCGTTGGTCGGTGAACCGCGCACCGGCCCGCTGA